The sequence ctaatttaggacacaaaATGTGAGGgaaacctgaatgaacttatgaatacataacttccctaacaattatttttaaaactgagtCTAGACAACAGTGctggattaatttcatttaaaactacaattacaaatatcacaaaattcccggaataaaaagattttcaatgcgcattttattttaataaacagacagtttcgtttctcccttctgcttgtttattccgcccagtcccacccatccacgtggttttgacagttgaagtacatttgtattggtgaacccggtgtgaaaccgtgaaacaacacagtgcgaacccgacagctttggggttggaactagtgcgaacctagttccaacctgagcgaataaaaaaacactttgacagcacttaggttggaactggttccaacctaggttggaactttttaaaaacgaattcgacattaatATCTGGGGGCTACCGATAGAGTTAAAACGTTTGtgaaaaaatctccaaagtaaGCTGTCAAGAAGTATCTATCGCATCGAGAGAGTTTGTGAGCATTTTGAGCGCAGCCAAGAGAGTACACGTGTAAATCAGCTCATTCTATTGACCttttccgtcaaaaattgtatctcgttttttTGCCTCAgtcaattcatttcaattccaaTATTGCAAATTTTGCGCTGTATTCGACTGAagtctctaactatttttaaataagccaaagaatcgacagagacaataaaacgagatataATTTTAGACGGGAAAGGTCTATTATAACTTAACACAATTATTTTGGTGTCATTTCAAACCTAACgaggaatttaaaaatgttaaCAGCATGATTTAATTTTACGATCGGCACAATAATTTATGCAATGCAGACGAATCGACGAAatctttgcaattttttttttaagataaaCATGATGATAATTcaatgtgagaaaatcgtaacgttttttacattttctcaattttgcactcatcctatatatttaacgcatattaattaccatgtgatttttctttgaattatttaggatttttcgaaacatattgcaaagactttggtggcaaattgaagtcacacgatcaaaactacgagcgaaaaaaattcATGGAAAACAGAATCCTTTGTACATTGAACACTGGAAGGAAATTTGCGGGTTTCAAGCAAAATACCTTGAAAATTAGAATCGATCTCCAGCTCCCAGCTTAATACACGTAGGTTGGTGGTTGAGCTAcgaaaacttcgcgagccattatTGGGGTGCTGGTAGCGTTCAATGATTTTCCATCATGGCCTTGTGGGAagcaaatttaaattattttcaatgcgGTGACACGTCGGTGGTACCGCCATAACTTCTGGAATCTttaaatcgaatatcgattcgaTATATCGCAATATTGTCGAAATTATGTAATTAGCATTAAATAGTATTTCTCAAGATTTCTTTTCGTCACGACGATTTTTATTTAACATGTTAcgtttaataatttaaatatagaTCATCAATTGAAaatctattatttatttattattacttCGAATTTCCCAACCTACCGATAGTACACCGAACCGTTTTTTTACCGATTTATCAAGAAAAATGATCTGGCCACCCTATCAATCAAAACCGGCAAACAGTATTAGGCTTTCAgtgatcgtgtacgtacacgcacgtttcactcacacttttactcggtttgtttgcaaccacgagcaactgtcacggcaaaatcaaatgggattgtttgcaaccacgaacctgcgttcgagttggtgagaaatgtcggcgagaccctaattgtgtttggcccatatcAGTCACAGGGATTGCGTAAACAAAACCGCCGAAAACGCGAACGCAAAACACGACACGACGCGAtaaaagtattttaaaaaataagccGCTTTTTGGCTGATCGTAAAAACGCTAAAAAATGTaggaaaatattgaatttatgtaTTGTGCAATATATTTAATTGTAAATTAAAGTGGCTTACATGGTTTTATTGTGATTAAATCAAATTTTGAGGCTTGTAGAAAATTGTGTTTTGTGTGGATTCGAAACATCGATCCGTTCTGCGTAACCCACGCGTTTCCGGCGAAAGAGGAGGCGTAATCGTTGAAGGTATGATTGGATTAGAAACACTGTCCGCGTTGACTATTCTCAGTGTCTTCCGCTGTGTCAGTAGCGGTTACGAGTTTATTGACCTGCCGAAATCACACCTTCCGCTGTACTTCCGGCGGTTTCCCCAGCTGGAACGACGCTGTGCGGAGGATGAAACATGCGAATATCAGAAGGTATTGAGGAGTGCTGCTTACAGGGCACGGAAAGACATGTGCTGGGGTTACGAGGATGATTGTCTACCGGAAAATCGTTTCTCGAAACCGCAATGTCCTGGTGACTACCAGGGGTACGTTAAAACGAAGGAAGCGCAGTTGGAGACATTTTACGCGCAGGCTGATTTCGGCTTTGTGCGGGATCAGATTCAGGAGACGAGGATCATGTGCGAGCCGAAGTTTCCGCACGATTCCGCACTGGAGTGTTCTAAGTATTTGCGGTTCTGCCGGGGGCGAAACATCATGCTGAACTTCACGGATTTGATTCACAGAACGTAAGTAATTTGCCAATAATATTTTGATCTAGTATAAACTGATCCTTTGATTCTTATTCCAGGGAGCCTCTACGCTACAAAATGGACGTGCTGACACATGGCCAGATCGGAGGCCACTGTAAGTTCCATCGGAAGCGATTGGAAGATGAGTTGGAACATATAAGCCCTCTGCAATCCTGGGGTCCGGAACTGAGGTTTTTCGACACGATTGATACACCACTGCCCCTGGGTGGAAAATGTGACGTTACTGTGGAGCGTCCGTCCTTCATCATGAAAATCGATGCCACAATCAATATGTATCATCATTTCtgtgatttcatcaatttgtaCGGATCTTTGCATGCGAATCTGTCCGATCCGACCGGATTCAGCACGGATGTGCAGATTCTTGTTTGGGAATCGTACACCTATGATTCGCCCTTTGCGGAGACTTTCAAAGTGTTCACAAAGCATCCTATCATGGACCTCAAAACCTACGCTGGAAAGGTTGTGTGCTTTAAGAATCTTGTTCTGCCACTTCTACCTCGGATGATCTTTGGACTGTTTTATAATACTCCAATAGTAAGTTTCTCctcgaaatgattttttatttcgaaaatgtaaattttttacCTTGTTCTTACTTTCAGATTAACGGCTGTGAAAACAGCGGTTTCTTTCAAGCCTTCTCCGAGCATGTGATGCATCGGTTAAAAATCCCTCTTAGAAGCCGAACCGATAGAAAACTCCGCATAACGTTTCTATCGCGGCAAACCAAATTTCGCCGAATATTGAACGAAAACgaactgctggaggaaattTCCGAGGACGAGAATTACATGGTCAATCGGGCAAGTTTCACCTACAAAACCGATTTCCGGGAACAGCTCAAAGTCACCCGAAATACGGATATCTTCATCGGCATGCACGGTGCCGGTTTGACCCATTTGCTGTTTCTTCCGAAGTGGGCGGTCCTGTTCGAGCTGTACCACTGTGAGGATCCCAACTGTTACAAAGATCTGGCGCGATTGAAGGGAATTCGCTATCTTTCGTGGGAGCGAGATGATTTGGTTTATCCGGAGGATGAAGGCCATCATCCGGACGGTGGAGGGCGGCATGCCAAATTTACAAACTACGCCTTTGACGTAAAAGAGTTTGCCCGATTGGTGGCAGTTGGGGCTAACCATGTGTGGAATCACGTGGAGTATCAGCAGTATTTGGAGCGATCGCGGCGGAAACAGGACAAACTATCGAGGGATGAGCTGTAAGGTAAGGAACGGAGCTACTTAAACACTAAAGACTTTTACTAAGACTAGAATATTCCATATCGTAACGGAGAAGTTAACCATTGTTGCCTTATTATTGTAACAACGAACTACCTACTACTAATGCAATTAAGTATTCCTTTAATCGAACATACTCCAAAAGTATTACTCAAATGATGCTATTATATTTTTGAACATTCCAAGCAATTAGCGTTATTGAGTAGGACTAAAAGAAAGTATCCTTGAGAAGCAGACTATTAGTTGTAACTACTGTGCAGGCGGCCTTGCATTGTACTAGGACATTGGGTCTAtcggtttggatttggaataaGTTTACAGCTTATTCAGATTACAAGCCTGTTGTGTAGTAACCCGCGACATCCTTTAGCAACGCGTCGCAATTACCCCTAGTTACCTAGTTGTGCTTAGTAACCTaagtttgttattttcaataaataatcattagtgTTCTAACATCCAAACCTGAAGCACACATTTTATCAAGATCTACTAGAGGTTATGGGACCAGCCggtaaccgaaaaaaaaattgaagatgacATCTCCAATAAGAAGTTCCGGTTCTCAATCTGGCGGCGGAAACGACAGTCGACC comes from Armigeres subalbatus isolate Guangzhou_Male chromosome 2, GZ_Asu_2, whole genome shotgun sequence and encodes:
- the LOC134213515 gene encoding EGF domain-specific O-linked N-acetylglucosamine transferase: MIGLETLSALTILSVFRCVSSGYEFIDLPKSHLPLYFRRFPQLERRCAEDETCEYQKVLRSAAYRARKDMCWGYEDDCLPENRFSKPQCPGDYQGYVKTKEAQLETFYAQADFGFVRDQIQETRIMCEPKFPHDSALECSKYLRFCRGRNIMLNFTDLIHRTEPLRYKMDVLTHGQIGGHCKFHRKRLEDELEHISPLQSWGPELRFFDTIDTPLPLGGKCDVTVERPSFIMKIDATINMYHHFCDFINLYGSLHANLSDPTGFSTDVQILVWESYTYDSPFAETFKVFTKHPIMDLKTYAGKVVCFKNLVLPLLPRMIFGLFYNTPIINGCENSGFFQAFSEHVMHRLKIPLRSRTDRKLRITFLSRQTKFRRILNENELLEEISEDENYMVNRASFTYKTDFREQLKVTRNTDIFIGMHGAGLTHLLFLPKWAVLFELYHCEDPNCYKDLARLKGIRYLSWERDDLVYPEDEGHHPDGGGRHAKFTNYAFDVKEFARLVAVGANHVWNHVEYQQYLERSRRKQDKLSRDEL